One genomic region from Gossypium hirsutum isolate 1008001.06 chromosome D13, Gossypium_hirsutum_v2.1, whole genome shotgun sequence encodes:
- the LOC107919554 gene encoding NAC domain-containing protein 104: MGDNNSINKVPPGFRFHPTDEELVVHFLQRKAALLPCHPDVIPDLHLYPYDPWELDGKALGEGKQWYYYSRRSENRNTRNGYWKAMGMEESVVNRSSSRRVGIKKYLVFFIGEAEGGGGGGVKTDWIMHEYRLSDSDSSSGTSRSSKRRGHNSKIDYSKWVICRVYERRCSTSDEEDGGMELSCLDEVFLSLDDDDEISNCH, from the exons atgggAGATAATAATAGCATTAATAAAGTGCCTCCAGGATTCAGATTCCATCCCACAGATGAAGAGCTAGTGGTTCATTTCCTTCAACGTAAGGCCGCCCTCTTGCCTTGCCACCCTGACGTTATCCCTGATCTTCACCTCTATCCCTATGATCCCTGGGAACTTGAtg GTAAAGCATTGGGGGAGGGAAAGCAGTGGTACTATTACAGCAGGAGGAGTGAAAATAGGAATACAAGGAATGGGTATTGGAAGGCAATGGGAATGGAAGAAAGTGTAGTGAATAGGAGTAGTAGCAGGAGAGTTGGCATTAAAAAATACTTGGTTTTCTTCATTGGTGAAGctgaaggaggaggaggaggaggtgtCAAGACAGATTGGATAATGCATGAATATCGTCTCTCGGATTCGGATTCCAGCAGCGGTACCTCTAGATCATCCAAACGTAGAGGACATAATTCCAAAATA GACTATAGCAAATGGGTTATCTGTCGAGTTTATGAAAGAAGGTGTAGTACAAGTGATGAGGAGGATGGTGGAATGGAACTATCGTGCTTGGACGAAGTGTTTTTATCcttggatgatgatgatgaaatcaGCAATTGCCATTAA
- the LOC107919060 gene encoding putative clathrin assembly protein At1g03050: MAPSRLKKAIGRVKDQTRIGLAKVGGTTSLSDLDIAIVKATRHEEQPADERYIREIICITSYSRAYIIACINTMSRRLNKTKSWTVALKTLLLIHRLLNEGDLAYQQEIFFSTRRGTRILNLSDFRDTSRYRSWDFSAFVRTYALYLDEKLEYNIQDRRGEKTKTATIANENKEEENNEKESGAKSSHFREMKTEQIFTTLQHLQQLLERFLACRPIGAAKCNRVVTVALYQIVKESFQLYYDITEILSIFIDRLMELDLAESLQVYDIFCRQGKQFDELDNFYSWCKSVGIGRSSEYPNIEKITQKKLDLVDELMRDKKLEAKKVEDDLPKDEVELEVKESEVVEEEDMNAIKALPAPEEEVEEAPVAKGLEKEEKDESQAIVLQQVVDLLNLGDDVVSSKDQAEKFALALFDGGVSVGPPAGLGWDAFKDEADWESALIQSTSNLNHQKASLGGGFDMLMLDGMYQHGRMASQGMAATGSASSVAFGSAGRPAALALPAPPSSNGKNTSDSDPFMASLTVAPPPYVQMSDMGKKQKLLAEEQAMWEQYKRNGVQGHVGMEKLQTSPYSQGGHGY; the protein is encoded by the exons ATGGCTCCAAGCAGGCTAAAAAAAGCCATTGGGCGTGTCAAAGATCAAACCAGGATAGGCCTAGCCAAAGTTGGTGGCACCACCTCATTGTCGGACCTTGATATTGCCATCGTTAAGGCGACAAGGCATGAAGAACAGCCTGCCGACGAGCGGTACATTCGAGAAATCATATGCATAACGTCGTATTCGCGCGCCTACATCATTGCATGCATCAACACGATGTCTAGGCGGCTCAACAAGACCAAGAGTTGGACGGTTGCATTGAAGACTCTATTGTTGATCCATCGGCTACTGAATGAAGGCGATCTAGCATATCAACAAGAGATTTTCTTTTCGACAAGGCGCGGGACTCGGATCCTCAACTTGTCGGATTTTCGCGACACTTCGCGGTACCGTTCGTGGGACTTCTCTGCGTTTGTGCGTACTTATGCACTTTACCTTGACGAAAAATTGGAGTACAATATTCAAGATAGACGCGGGGAAAAGACTAAGACAGCGACCATAGCGAATGAAAATAAAGAGGAAGAGAACAACGAGAAGGAAAGTGGAGCTAAATCATCACACTTTCGAGAGATGAAGACGGAACAAATATTTACAACGTTGCAACATTTGCAACAGCTGCTTGAACGATTCTTAGCCTGCCGACCAATAG GAGCAGCAAAGTGCAACAGGGTGGTGACTGTGGCGCTTTACCAAATAGTGAAGGAAAGTTTCCAGTTATATTACGACATAACTGAAATACTGTCTATTTTTATCGACCGTTTAATGGAGCTAGATCTTGCTGAATCCCTTCAAGTTTATGATATATTTTGCCGTCAAGGCAAGCAATTCGATGAGCTCGATAACTTCTATTCCTGGTGTAAAAGTGTCGGCATTGGACGCTCTTCTGAGTATCCTAATATTGAGAAAATCACGCAAAAGAAACTCGATCTCGTCGATGAACTGATGCGTGATAAGAAATTGGAAGCAAAAAAGGTCGAGGATGATTTACCTAAGGATGAAGTGGAGCTGGAAGTTAAAGAATCAGAAGTGGTTGAAGAAGAAGATATGAATGCCATTAAGGCGTTGCCGGCGCCGGAGGAGGAAGTCGAGGAAGCACCTGTTGCGAAAGGATtagagaaagaagagaaagatgaatCCCAAGCCATAGTTTTGCAACAAGTGGTTGATTTGTTGAATCTAGGAGATGATGTGGTGTCGAGCAAGGATCAAGCGGAGAAATTTGCGTTGGCTTTGTTCGACGGCGGCGTGTCAGTCGGGCCTCCAGCGGGACTTGGCTGGGATGCTTTCAAGGACGAAGCTGATTGGGAATCGGCCTTGATTCAATCAACAAGCAATCTCAATCATCAGAAAGCAAGTCTCGGAGGTGGATTCGATATGTTGATGCTCGATGGAATGTATCAACATGGCCGAATGGCTTCGCAAGGTATGGCGGCAACCGGAAGCGCGAGCAGCGTCGCATTTGGATCAGCCGGAAGACCGGCTGCATTGGCATTGCCAGCTCCACCTTCGTCCAATGGGAAGAACACGAGCGACAGTGATCCGTTCATGGCATCACTCACCGTGGCACCACCACCGTACGTACAAATGTCAGACATGGGGAAGAAGCAAAAGCTTTTGGCAGAGGAACAAGCAATGTGGGAGCAATACAAAAGGAACGGAGTGCAAGGACATGTTGGAATGGAGAAATTACAAACATCTCCTTACAGTCAAGGAGGGCATGGCTATTGA
- the LOC107920493 gene encoding probable galacturonosyltransferase 3 isoform X1 yields MEAASRNLLSFISMLPTCFILVIFSFTIVDAEISNSKTIGRGLKAYGQLPDRKELATPSSALFFDDNEKDIDIIATYSDASGTIRTSRVKMKDLSASWVLENPISGEPGKQKGSQVFKLKDSYQASRRSEENVEHFIDDHHWQEDEIQNRRKASWSPVKFKRQMLRQKRWDLRTVDLIRQNKEADKQMEATSAIEDLKNMDPVVNGKYSIWRRDFENPNSDSTLKLMRDQIIMAKAYANIAKSRNQIDLYSSLLRHVGDSLRVIGDANSDSELHPSSLDQAKAMGHALSFAKDRLYDCHIVARKLRAMLQSAEDNVDSLKKRSAFLIQLAAKTVPKPLHCLPLQLAADYYFHGYQSKKDLNIEKLEDPSLYHYAIFSDNVLATSVVVNSTVLHANEPEKHVFHIVTDKLNFAAMRMWFILNAPEKATVQVENIDDFKWLNSSYCSVLRQLESARVKEYYFKNHPSSLSVGSDNLKYRNPKYLSMLNHLRFYLPEVYPKLHKILFLDDDIVVQKDLTPLWDVDLNGMVNGAVETCKGSFHRFDKYLNFSNPKISENFDSNACGWAFGMNIFDLKEWRNRNITQIYHYWQDRNEDRTLWKLGTLPPGLITFYNLTYPLDRKWHVLGLGYDPALNQTEIVNAAVVHYNGNYKPWLDLAVAKYKSYWSKYVRFDSYYLKLCNLSE; encoded by the exons GTTATTTTCAGTTTTACCATTGTTGATGCAGAAATATCAAATAGCAAAACGAT TGGAAGAGGACTCAAAGCATATGGGCAACTGCCTGACAGAAAG GAACTGGCGACGCCCTCTTCTGCTCTATTTTTCGATGACAATGAGAAG GATATTGACATAATTGCAACTTACAGTGATGCTTCTGGGACTATTAGAACAAGTAGGGTGAAAATGAAGGATCTTTCTGCTTCTTGGGTTCTGGAAAACCCTATCAGTGGAGAGCCTGGCAAACAAAAGGGCTCACAG GTATTTAAACTAAAAGATTCCTACCAAGCTAGCAGAAGATCTGAAGAAAATGTTGAACATTTTATTGATGATCATCATTGGCAAGAAGATGAAATTCAAAATCGTCGCAAGGCATCATGGAGCCCTGTGAAGTTCAAGCGCCAG ATGTTGCGGCAAAAAAGGTGGGATCTTCGTACTGTGGACCTTATCCGCCAAAATAAAGAGGCTGACAAGCAGATGGAAGCAACATCCGCTATTGAGGACTTGAAAAATATGGACCCTGTTGTCAATGGAAAATATAGCATATGGAGAAGAGATTTTGAAAATCCTAACTCTGATTCTACTTTGAAGCTTATGCGTGACCAGATTATTATGGCAAAAGCCTATGCAAATATTGCCAAGTCTAGGAACCAAATTGATCTTTACAGTTCTCTTTTGAGACATGTTGGTGACAGTCTACGTGTTATTGGAGATGCTAATTCTGATTCTGAGCTTCATCCTag TTCACTTGATCAGGCAAAAGCAATGGGCCATGCTCTATCTTTTGCGAAGGATCGACTCTATGATTGCCATATAGTTGCAAGGAAGCTTCGAGCCATGCTTCAGTCAGCAGAAGATAACGTAGATTCTCTGAAGAAAAGGAGTGCCTTCTTGATTCAGCTAGCTGCAAAGACTGTCCCAAAACCATTGCATTGCCTACCTCTGCAGCTAGCAGCAGACTATTACTTCCATGGATATCAGAGCAAAAAGGATCTTAATATAGAAAAGCTTGAAGATCCTTCTTTGTATCATTATGCCATCTTTTCTGATAACGTACTGGCAACATCTGTGGTCGTCAATTCTACAGTGCTTCATGCAAATGAGCCTGAGAAACACGTTTTCCATATAGTGACCGATAAACTGAATTTTGCTGCAATGAGAATGTGGTTTATCTTGAATGCTCCTGAAAAGGCTACAGTTCAGGTTGAGAACATTGATGATTTTAAGTGGTTGAATTCCTCTTACTGTTCCGTTCTACGTCAGCTCGAATCTGCCAGAGTTAAAGAATATTATTTCAAGAATCATCCATCCTCTCTCTCTGTTGGGTCTGACAATCTCAAGTACAGGAATCCAAAATACTTGTCGATGCTGAATCACCTTCGATTCTATCTTCCTGAAGTGTACCCAAAACTCCACAAGATCCTATTTTTGGATGATGATATTGTAGTTCAGAAGGATTTGACACCTCTTTGGGATGTTGATCTGAATGGAATggtgaatggtgcagtggagacCTGTAAAGGGAGCTTTCATAGATTCGACAAGTATCTCAATTTCAGCAATCCGAAAATCTCAGAGAACTTTGACTCCAATGCTTGTGGTTGGGCATTTGGGATGAATATTTTCGATTTGAAGGAGTGGAGAAACCGGAACATTACACAAATATATCATTATTGGCAAGATAGG AACGAGGATCGAACTCTTTGGAAGCTCGGCACGTTGCCACCAGGACTGATCACTTTCTATAACTTAACCTATCCGTTGGATCGAAAATGGCACGTATTAGGACTCGGATATGACCCAGCCCTCAACCAAACTGAGATAGTAAACGCAGCTGTCGTCCATTACAATGGAAACTATAAGCCATGGTTGGATCTGGCTGTAGCTAAGTACAAGTCATACTGGTCCAAATATGTAAGGTTCGATAGCTATTACCTTAAACTCTGCAACTTAAGCGAATAG
- the LOC107920493 gene encoding probable galacturonosyltransferase 3 isoform X2, translated as MQKYQIAKRLEEDSKHMGNCLTERNWRRPLLLYFSMTMRSDASGTIRTSRVKMKDLSASWVLENPISGEPGKQKGSQVFKLKDSYQASRRSEENVEHFIDDHHWQEDEIQNRRKASWSPVKFKRQMLRQKRWDLRTVDLIRQNKEADKQMEATSAIEDLKNMDPVVNGKYSIWRRDFENPNSDSTLKLMRDQIIMAKAYANIAKSRNQIDLYSSLLRHVGDSLRVIGDANSDSELHPSSLDQAKAMGHALSFAKDRLYDCHIVARKLRAMLQSAEDNVDSLKKRSAFLIQLAAKTVPKPLHCLPLQLAADYYFHGYQSKKDLNIEKLEDPSLYHYAIFSDNVLATSVVVNSTVLHANEPEKHVFHIVTDKLNFAAMRMWFILNAPEKATVQVENIDDFKWLNSSYCSVLRQLESARVKEYYFKNHPSSLSVGSDNLKYRNPKYLSMLNHLRFYLPEVYPKLHKILFLDDDIVVQKDLTPLWDVDLNGMVNGAVETCKGSFHRFDKYLNFSNPKISENFDSNACGWAFGMNIFDLKEWRNRNITQIYHYWQDRNEDRTLWKLGTLPPGLITFYNLTYPLDRKWHVLGLGYDPALNQTEIVNAAVVHYNGNYKPWLDLAVAKYKSYWSKYVRFDSYYLKLCNLSE; from the exons ATGCAGAAATATCAAATAGCAAAACGAT TGGAAGAGGACTCAAAGCATATGGGCAACTGCCTGACAGAAAG GAACTGGCGACGCCCTCTTCTGCTCTATTTTTCGATGACAATGAGAAG TGATGCTTCTGGGACTATTAGAACAAGTAGGGTGAAAATGAAGGATCTTTCTGCTTCTTGGGTTCTGGAAAACCCTATCAGTGGAGAGCCTGGCAAACAAAAGGGCTCACAG GTATTTAAACTAAAAGATTCCTACCAAGCTAGCAGAAGATCTGAAGAAAATGTTGAACATTTTATTGATGATCATCATTGGCAAGAAGATGAAATTCAAAATCGTCGCAAGGCATCATGGAGCCCTGTGAAGTTCAAGCGCCAG ATGTTGCGGCAAAAAAGGTGGGATCTTCGTACTGTGGACCTTATCCGCCAAAATAAAGAGGCTGACAAGCAGATGGAAGCAACATCCGCTATTGAGGACTTGAAAAATATGGACCCTGTTGTCAATGGAAAATATAGCATATGGAGAAGAGATTTTGAAAATCCTAACTCTGATTCTACTTTGAAGCTTATGCGTGACCAGATTATTATGGCAAAAGCCTATGCAAATATTGCCAAGTCTAGGAACCAAATTGATCTTTACAGTTCTCTTTTGAGACATGTTGGTGACAGTCTACGTGTTATTGGAGATGCTAATTCTGATTCTGAGCTTCATCCTag TTCACTTGATCAGGCAAAAGCAATGGGCCATGCTCTATCTTTTGCGAAGGATCGACTCTATGATTGCCATATAGTTGCAAGGAAGCTTCGAGCCATGCTTCAGTCAGCAGAAGATAACGTAGATTCTCTGAAGAAAAGGAGTGCCTTCTTGATTCAGCTAGCTGCAAAGACTGTCCCAAAACCATTGCATTGCCTACCTCTGCAGCTAGCAGCAGACTATTACTTCCATGGATATCAGAGCAAAAAGGATCTTAATATAGAAAAGCTTGAAGATCCTTCTTTGTATCATTATGCCATCTTTTCTGATAACGTACTGGCAACATCTGTGGTCGTCAATTCTACAGTGCTTCATGCAAATGAGCCTGAGAAACACGTTTTCCATATAGTGACCGATAAACTGAATTTTGCTGCAATGAGAATGTGGTTTATCTTGAATGCTCCTGAAAAGGCTACAGTTCAGGTTGAGAACATTGATGATTTTAAGTGGTTGAATTCCTCTTACTGTTCCGTTCTACGTCAGCTCGAATCTGCCAGAGTTAAAGAATATTATTTCAAGAATCATCCATCCTCTCTCTCTGTTGGGTCTGACAATCTCAAGTACAGGAATCCAAAATACTTGTCGATGCTGAATCACCTTCGATTCTATCTTCCTGAAGTGTACCCAAAACTCCACAAGATCCTATTTTTGGATGATGATATTGTAGTTCAGAAGGATTTGACACCTCTTTGGGATGTTGATCTGAATGGAATggtgaatggtgcagtggagacCTGTAAAGGGAGCTTTCATAGATTCGACAAGTATCTCAATTTCAGCAATCCGAAAATCTCAGAGAACTTTGACTCCAATGCTTGTGGTTGGGCATTTGGGATGAATATTTTCGATTTGAAGGAGTGGAGAAACCGGAACATTACACAAATATATCATTATTGGCAAGATAGG AACGAGGATCGAACTCTTTGGAAGCTCGGCACGTTGCCACCAGGACTGATCACTTTCTATAACTTAACCTATCCGTTGGATCGAAAATGGCACGTATTAGGACTCGGATATGACCCAGCCCTCAACCAAACTGAGATAGTAAACGCAGCTGTCGTCCATTACAATGGAAACTATAAGCCATGGTTGGATCTGGCTGTAGCTAAGTACAAGTCATACTGGTCCAAATATGTAAGGTTCGATAGCTATTACCTTAAACTCTGCAACTTAAGCGAATAG
- the LOC107920493 gene encoding probable galacturonosyltransferase 3 isoform X3 codes for MKDLSASWVLENPISGEPGKQKGSQVFKLKDSYQASRRSEENVEHFIDDHHWQEDEIQNRRKASWSPVKFKRQMLRQKRWDLRTVDLIRQNKEADKQMEATSAIEDLKNMDPVVNGKYSIWRRDFENPNSDSTLKLMRDQIIMAKAYANIAKSRNQIDLYSSLLRHVGDSLRVIGDANSDSELHPSSLDQAKAMGHALSFAKDRLYDCHIVARKLRAMLQSAEDNVDSLKKRSAFLIQLAAKTVPKPLHCLPLQLAADYYFHGYQSKKDLNIEKLEDPSLYHYAIFSDNVLATSVVVNSTVLHANEPEKHVFHIVTDKLNFAAMRMWFILNAPEKATVQVENIDDFKWLNSSYCSVLRQLESARVKEYYFKNHPSSLSVGSDNLKYRNPKYLSMLNHLRFYLPEVYPKLHKILFLDDDIVVQKDLTPLWDVDLNGMVNGAVETCKGSFHRFDKYLNFSNPKISENFDSNACGWAFGMNIFDLKEWRNRNITQIYHYWQDRNEDRTLWKLGTLPPGLITFYNLTYPLDRKWHVLGLGYDPALNQTEIVNAAVVHYNGNYKPWLDLAVAKYKSYWSKYVRFDSYYLKLCNLSE; via the exons ATGAAGGATCTTTCTGCTTCTTGGGTTCTGGAAAACCCTATCAGTGGAGAGCCTGGCAAACAAAAGGGCTCACAG GTATTTAAACTAAAAGATTCCTACCAAGCTAGCAGAAGATCTGAAGAAAATGTTGAACATTTTATTGATGATCATCATTGGCAAGAAGATGAAATTCAAAATCGTCGCAAGGCATCATGGAGCCCTGTGAAGTTCAAGCGCCAG ATGTTGCGGCAAAAAAGGTGGGATCTTCGTACTGTGGACCTTATCCGCCAAAATAAAGAGGCTGACAAGCAGATGGAAGCAACATCCGCTATTGAGGACTTGAAAAATATGGACCCTGTTGTCAATGGAAAATATAGCATATGGAGAAGAGATTTTGAAAATCCTAACTCTGATTCTACTTTGAAGCTTATGCGTGACCAGATTATTATGGCAAAAGCCTATGCAAATATTGCCAAGTCTAGGAACCAAATTGATCTTTACAGTTCTCTTTTGAGACATGTTGGTGACAGTCTACGTGTTATTGGAGATGCTAATTCTGATTCTGAGCTTCATCCTag TTCACTTGATCAGGCAAAAGCAATGGGCCATGCTCTATCTTTTGCGAAGGATCGACTCTATGATTGCCATATAGTTGCAAGGAAGCTTCGAGCCATGCTTCAGTCAGCAGAAGATAACGTAGATTCTCTGAAGAAAAGGAGTGCCTTCTTGATTCAGCTAGCTGCAAAGACTGTCCCAAAACCATTGCATTGCCTACCTCTGCAGCTAGCAGCAGACTATTACTTCCATGGATATCAGAGCAAAAAGGATCTTAATATAGAAAAGCTTGAAGATCCTTCTTTGTATCATTATGCCATCTTTTCTGATAACGTACTGGCAACATCTGTGGTCGTCAATTCTACAGTGCTTCATGCAAATGAGCCTGAGAAACACGTTTTCCATATAGTGACCGATAAACTGAATTTTGCTGCAATGAGAATGTGGTTTATCTTGAATGCTCCTGAAAAGGCTACAGTTCAGGTTGAGAACATTGATGATTTTAAGTGGTTGAATTCCTCTTACTGTTCCGTTCTACGTCAGCTCGAATCTGCCAGAGTTAAAGAATATTATTTCAAGAATCATCCATCCTCTCTCTCTGTTGGGTCTGACAATCTCAAGTACAGGAATCCAAAATACTTGTCGATGCTGAATCACCTTCGATTCTATCTTCCTGAAGTGTACCCAAAACTCCACAAGATCCTATTTTTGGATGATGATATTGTAGTTCAGAAGGATTTGACACCTCTTTGGGATGTTGATCTGAATGGAATggtgaatggtgcagtggagacCTGTAAAGGGAGCTTTCATAGATTCGACAAGTATCTCAATTTCAGCAATCCGAAAATCTCAGAGAACTTTGACTCCAATGCTTGTGGTTGGGCATTTGGGATGAATATTTTCGATTTGAAGGAGTGGAGAAACCGGAACATTACACAAATATATCATTATTGGCAAGATAGG AACGAGGATCGAACTCTTTGGAAGCTCGGCACGTTGCCACCAGGACTGATCACTTTCTATAACTTAACCTATCCGTTGGATCGAAAATGGCACGTATTAGGACTCGGATATGACCCAGCCCTCAACCAAACTGAGATAGTAAACGCAGCTGTCGTCCATTACAATGGAAACTATAAGCCATGGTTGGATCTGGCTGTAGCTAAGTACAAGTCATACTGGTCCAAATATGTAAGGTTCGATAGCTATTACCTTAAACTCTGCAACTTAAGCGAATAG